One genomic window of Sphingopyxis sp. OPL5 includes the following:
- a CDS encoding DNA-directed RNA polymerase subunit alpha has product MTVNIRNWQELKKPSNLEIKAGSDGKRKATFVAEPLERGFGLTLGNALRRVLLSSLQGAAITSIKIENVLHEFSSLAGVREDVTDIVLNVKQIALKMEGEGPKRLQLSATGPATVKAGDIMVSGDIKVMNPNHVICHLDEGATLNMELVADTGKGYVPATANRPVDAPIGLIPVDSLFSPVRQVAYKVDNARIGQELDYDKLSLTVDTDGTVTPEDAVAYAARILQDQLQVFVHFEEAMNDSGMIGMAASPTTADESDVNQLNRFLLKKVDELELSVRSANCLKNDNIIYIGDLVQKTEAEMLRTPNFGRKSLNEIKEVLSSMGLRLGMDIPGWPPENIEEMAKKLEQELLG; this is encoded by the coding sequence ATGACTGTCAATATCCGGAACTGGCAGGAATTGAAGAAGCCCAGCAACCTGGAAATCAAGGCCGGCAGCGACGGCAAGCGCAAGGCGACCTTCGTCGCCGAGCCGCTTGAGCGCGGTTTCGGCCTGACGCTCGGCAACGCGCTGCGCCGCGTGCTGCTCTCGTCGCTCCAGGGTGCGGCCATCACGTCGATCAAGATCGAGAACGTCCTCCACGAATTCTCGAGCCTGGCCGGCGTGCGCGAAGATGTCACCGACATCGTCCTCAACGTGAAGCAGATCGCGCTGAAGATGGAAGGCGAAGGCCCGAAGCGGCTGCAGCTTTCGGCCACCGGTCCCGCGACCGTCAAGGCCGGCGACATCATGGTGTCGGGCGACATCAAGGTGATGAACCCGAACCATGTCATCTGCCACCTCGACGAGGGTGCGACGCTGAACATGGAACTCGTCGCCGACACCGGCAAGGGTTATGTCCCCGCGACCGCCAACCGCCCGGTCGACGCGCCGATCGGCCTGATCCCGGTCGACTCGCTCTTCTCGCCCGTGCGCCAGGTCGCCTACAAGGTCGACAATGCCCGCATCGGTCAGGAACTGGACTATGACAAGCTGTCGCTGACCGTCGATACCGACGGCACGGTGACCCCGGAAGACGCCGTCGCTTACGCCGCGCGCATCCTCCAGGACCAGCTGCAGGTCTTCGTCCACTTCGAAGAAGCGATGAACGACAGCGGCATGATCGGCATGGCGGCGTCGCCGACCACCGCCGACGAGAGCGACGTCAACCAGCTCAACCGCTTCCTGCTCAAGAAGGTCGACGAGCTCGAACTGTCGGTCCGTTCGGCCAACTGCCTGAAGAACGACAACATCATCTATATCGGTGATCTCGTTCAGAAGACCGAAGCCGAAATGCTCCGCACCCCGAACTTCGGCCGCAAGTCCTTGAACGAAATCAAGGAAGTGCTGTCGTCGATGGGCCTGCGCCTCGGCATGGACATCCCCGGCTGGCCGCCCGAGAATATCGAGGAAATGGCCAAGAAGCTCGAACAGGAACTTCTCGGCTGA
- the rpsK gene encoding 30S ribosomal protein S11, with the protein MAREPQRLRRRERKNISSGVAHVNATFNNTMITITDAQGNAIAWSSAGMMGFKGSRKSTPYAAQVCAEDAGKKAAEHGVRTLEVEVKGPGAGRESALRALQAVGFHITSIRDVTPIPHNGVRPAKRRRV; encoded by the coding sequence ATGGCTCGTGAACCGCAGCGCCTTCGTCGGCGCGAACGCAAAAACATCTCGTCGGGCGTCGCCCACGTCAACGCGACCTTCAACAACACGATGATCACCATCACCGACGCACAGGGCAATGCGATTGCCTGGTCGAGCGCCGGCATGATGGGCTTCAAGGGAAGCCGCAAGTCGACCCCTTACGCGGCGCAGGTTTGCGCCGAAGACGCCGGCAAGAAGGCCGCCGAACATGGCGTCCGTACGCTGGAAGTCGAAGTCAAAGGTCCGGGAGCCGGTCGCGAATCGGCGCTGCGCGCGCTGCAGGCGGTCGGTTTCCACATCACCTCGATCCGCGATGTGACCCCGATCCCGCACAATGGTGTCCGCCCGGCAAAGCGCCGTCGCGTCTGA
- the rpsM gene encoding 30S ribosomal protein S13 yields the protein MARIAGVNLPTNKRVIIALTYIHGIGRKTAVDIATKLGIDHTRRVQDLSDAEILQIRETLDADHTVEGDLRRNTAMNIKRLMDLACYRGLRHRKGLPVRGQRTHTNARTRKGKAKPIAGKKK from the coding sequence ATGGCACGTATCGCGGGCGTCAATTTGCCCACCAACAAGCGCGTGATCATCGCGCTCACCTACATCCACGGCATCGGTCGCAAGACCGCCGTCGACATCGCCACCAAGCTGGGCATCGACCACACGCGTCGCGTTCAGGACCTCAGCGACGCCGAGATCCTGCAGATCCGCGAAACGCTGGACGCCGACCACACGGTCGAGGGTGACCTTCGCCGCAACACGGCGATGAACATCAAGCGCCTGATGGACCTCGCCTGCTACCGCGGCCTGCGTCATCGCAAGGGCCTGCCGGTCCGCGGTCAGCGCACGCACACCAACGCGCGCACCCGCAAGGGCAAGGCGAAGCCGATCGCCGGCAAGAAGAAGTAA
- a CDS encoding inositol monophosphatase family protein, with protein MPHRNLEAVIAATREVGDMAMARWRGEGKAVDVQYKSPNNPVSDVDLAVDARLKAVLGAMVPEAGWLSEETADNTDRLACRAMWCVDPIDGTRDFIRGRPGWAVSVALVVDGTPEFGVLYAPALDELWVAQRGQGALLNGETLHASQRTEFAGSRVPADALPRVDSDLVIVTKPNSIALRMALVADDRADLVATLRWGFEWDVAAAALIATEAGAAVTDAFGAPLRFNTPRAQAFGVIACAPGIHRAVVDRLHDRAVALTTSA; from the coding sequence GTGCCGCACCGCAACCTCGAGGCTGTGATCGCGGCGACCCGCGAGGTCGGCGACATGGCGATGGCGCGCTGGCGCGGCGAGGGCAAGGCGGTCGACGTCCAGTATAAATCGCCGAACAATCCGGTCAGCGATGTCGACCTCGCGGTCGATGCGCGGCTGAAGGCGGTGCTCGGGGCGATGGTGCCCGAGGCGGGCTGGCTGTCCGAAGAGACCGCCGACAACACCGACCGGCTGGCGTGCCGCGCGATGTGGTGCGTCGACCCGATCGACGGCACCCGCGACTTCATCCGCGGGCGGCCCGGCTGGGCGGTGTCGGTCGCGCTCGTCGTCGACGGCACCCCCGAATTCGGTGTTCTCTATGCCCCCGCGCTCGACGAGCTGTGGGTCGCGCAGCGTGGCCAGGGCGCCTTGCTCAACGGCGAGACATTGCACGCGAGCCAGCGCACCGAATTCGCCGGGTCGCGCGTTCCCGCCGACGCGCTGCCGCGCGTCGACAGCGATCTGGTGATCGTCACCAAGCCGAACAGCATCGCGCTGCGCATGGCGCTGGTCGCCGACGACCGCGCCGATCTGGTCGCGACGCTGCGCTGGGGTTTCGAATGGGATGTCGCCGCCGCGGCGCTGATCGCGACCGAGGCCGGGGCGGCGGTCACCGACGCCTTCGGCGCGCCGCTGCGGTTCAACACCCCGCGCGCGCAGGCCTTCGGGGTCATCGCCTGCGCCCCCGGAATCCACCGGGCCGTCGTCGATCGCTTGCACGACCGGGCGGTGGCGCTTACAACCTCCGCCTGA
- a CDS encoding TldD/PmbA family protein, producing the protein MLTVAEALDRAQMLCDAASKAGADAADALYYCNAATSVSMRLGSLEDVERSEGQDISLRVFVGQRSASVSTADMDAGELAKLVDRCVAMAREAPEDQYAGLAPEDLLFRGAIPDLDLDDASEADPQALREAARSVEEAARAVAGVTNSEGGSASHSRTRLALATSHGFAGGYGASGHSLSASVIAGEGASMQRDYGWHSAHYLADLESSGAIGTRAGTRAVARLNPGKAPVGKVPVLFDPRVGSSMVSHLLGAIGGPSIARGTSFLLGKEEAQLFDSAIVIRDEPHRPRGLRSRAFDGEGLPTSARDLISGGRLTGWLLDNASAKQLGLAPTGHASRGGGASGVSVSNVHLAAGTVSPAALMADVVEGVYVTELIGQGVNPVTGDYSRGASGFAIRNGQLAEPIAEFTVAGNLIAMFAALIPADDLEFRHGTNVPTLRIDGMTVASS; encoded by the coding sequence ATGCTGACCGTAGCCGAAGCCCTCGACCGCGCGCAGATGCTGTGCGACGCCGCCTCCAAGGCCGGCGCCGACGCCGCCGACGCGCTCTATTATTGCAACGCCGCGACCTCGGTCTCGATGCGCCTCGGATCGCTCGAGGATGTCGAGCGGTCCGAAGGGCAGGACATCAGCCTGCGCGTCTTCGTCGGACAGCGCAGCGCGAGCGTGTCGACCGCCGACATGGACGCGGGCGAACTGGCGAAGCTGGTCGACCGCTGCGTCGCGATGGCGCGCGAGGCCCCCGAAGACCAATATGCCGGCCTCGCCCCCGAGGACCTGCTGTTCAGGGGCGCCATCCCCGACCTCGACCTCGACGACGCCAGCGAGGCCGACCCGCAGGCGCTGCGCGAAGCGGCGCGAAGCGTCGAGGAGGCCGCGCGCGCGGTCGCCGGCGTCACCAACAGCGAAGGCGGCAGCGCGAGCCACAGCCGCACCCGCCTCGCGCTCGCGACCAGCCACGGCTTTGCCGGCGGCTATGGCGCGAGCGGGCACAGCCTGTCGGCGAGCGTGATCGCCGGCGAAGGCGCGAGCATGCAGCGCGACTATGGCTGGCACAGCGCCCATTATCTGGCCGACCTCGAAAGCAGCGGCGCGATCGGCACCCGCGCCGGCACCCGTGCGGTCGCGCGGCTGAACCCCGGCAAGGCCCCGGTCGGCAAGGTCCCGGTCCTGTTCGACCCCCGCGTCGGCAGCAGCATGGTCAGCCATCTGCTCGGCGCGATCGGCGGCCCGTCGATCGCGCGCGGCACCAGCTTCCTGCTCGGCAAGGAGGAGGCGCAATTGTTCGACAGCGCCATCGTCATTCGCGACGAGCCGCACCGGCCGCGCGGGCTGCGCAGCCGCGCCTTCGACGGCGAGGGCCTGCCGACGAGCGCGCGCGACCTGATTTCGGGCGGGCGCCTGACCGGCTGGCTGCTCGACAATGCGTCGGCGAAGCAGCTCGGCCTCGCCCCCACCGGCCATGCGAGCCGCGGCGGCGGCGCGTCGGGGGTCAGCGTCAGCAACGTCCACCTCGCCGCGGGCACCGTATCGCCGGCGGCACTGATGGCCGACGTCGTCGAGGGCGTCTATGTCACCGAGCTGATCGGCCAGGGCGTCAATCCGGTCACCGGCGATTACAGCCGCGGCGCGTCGGGTTTCGCGATCCGGAACGGCCAGCTTGCCGAACCGATCGCCGAATTCACCGTCGCGGGCAATCTGATCGCCATGTTCGCCGCGCTGATCCCCGCCGACGATCTGGAGTTCCGCCACGGCACCAATGTCCCGACGCTGCGCATCGACGGCATGACCGTCGCATCGAGCTAG
- a CDS encoding prolyl oligopeptidase family serine peptidase yields the protein MRYLAFLAALSLPLAPALAQEAAKTAAPVAPKPAALIADGMPDVPAELASATRPYMENRGASFVGWNPVDKSMLIATRFGNTSQIHRVAAPMGDRKQLTFEEEPVGNAAWSPKTGDLMLVQKDIGGNEFYQIYAMKNGRLELLTDGKSRNGINAWSNDGTLVAYTSTLRNGRDSDIYLMDPRDPKSARMVAQVDGGGWALLDFAPDKSWALVGKYSSVQKSDFFRLDLKSGAMTPIGDHSKTVSHNGGTFAPDGTIWITSDEGAEFERLGTLDPATGKFTPKGPAEKWEVSGFDIAEDGSFIAYTVNEAGMSKLRLLDPKSGAVRTVDSLPAGIIGGVEIAPWGEIGISFTSARSAADAFSVDPKTLKVTRWTESETGGLDVTKNIEPELVKVKSFDGLEVSGFLYRPDPAKFPGKRPLIMSVHGGPEGQSRPGFMGRSNYLLNEMGIALFYPNVRGSTGYGKTFVSLDNGPFKREDSVKDMGAFLDALAKDRTLDASRFGLTGGSYGGYMCYAAATHYADKLRANLCVVAISNFVTFLENTQDYRRDLRRVEYGDERVPEQRAKLIEISPLTRVADIKKPLFIVTGANDPRVPASEADQIVAAVRKNGGTAWHLVGTNEGHGFAKKENADYNFWASLVFWKQYLLN from the coding sequence ATGCGTTACCTCGCCTTCCTGGCTGCCCTCAGCTTGCCGCTCGCACCCGCGCTCGCGCAGGAAGCGGCCAAGACCGCTGCACCCGTCGCGCCCAAGCCCGCGGCGCTCATCGCCGATGGCATGCCCGACGTGCCCGCCGAACTCGCGTCGGCAACGCGCCCCTATATGGAAAATCGCGGCGCCAGCTTCGTCGGCTGGAATCCGGTCGACAAATCGATGCTGATCGCGACGCGTTTCGGCAACACCAGCCAGATCCATCGCGTCGCCGCCCCGATGGGCGACCGCAAGCAGCTGACGTTCGAGGAGGAGCCGGTCGGCAATGCGGCCTGGTCGCCCAAAACCGGCGACCTGATGCTGGTACAAAAGGATATCGGCGGTAACGAATTCTACCAGATCTATGCGATGAAGAACGGCCGGCTCGAATTGCTCACCGACGGCAAGAGCCGCAACGGCATCAACGCGTGGAGCAACGACGGCACGCTCGTCGCTTACACCTCGACGCTGCGCAACGGCCGCGACAGCGACATCTACCTGATGGATCCGCGCGATCCGAAATCGGCGCGCATGGTCGCCCAGGTCGATGGCGGCGGCTGGGCGCTCCTGGACTTCGCGCCCGACAAGAGCTGGGCGCTCGTCGGCAAATACAGCTCGGTGCAGAAGTCGGACTTCTTCCGCCTCGACCTCAAGAGCGGGGCGATGACCCCGATCGGCGATCACAGCAAGACCGTGTCGCACAATGGCGGCACCTTTGCCCCCGACGGCACGATCTGGATCACCAGCGACGAAGGGGCCGAGTTCGAACGGCTCGGCACGCTCGACCCCGCGACGGGCAAGTTCACCCCGAAGGGACCCGCCGAGAAATGGGAGGTCAGCGGCTTCGACATTGCCGAGGACGGCAGCTTCATCGCCTATACGGTGAACGAGGCGGGCATGTCGAAACTGCGCCTGCTCGACCCGAAAAGCGGCGCGGTGCGCACCGTCGACAGCCTGCCCGCCGGCATCATCGGCGGGGTCGAGATCGCCCCGTGGGGCGAGATCGGAATCAGCTTCACCTCGGCGCGCAGCGCGGCGGACGCGTTTAGCGTCGATCCAAAGACGCTCAAGGTCACCCGCTGGACCGAAAGCGAGACCGGCGGCCTCGACGTCACAAAGAATATCGAACCCGAACTGGTCAAGGTGAAGAGCTTCGACGGGCTCGAGGTGTCGGGGTTCCTCTATCGTCCCGATCCCGCGAAATTCCCCGGCAAGCGCCCGCTGATCATGAGCGTCCATGGCGGACCCGAAGGCCAGTCGCGCCCGGGCTTCATGGGACGGTCGAACTATCTGCTCAACGAAATGGGCATCGCGCTCTTCTATCCCAACGTCCGCGGCTCGACCGGTTACGGCAAGACCTTCGTCAGCCTCGACAACGGCCCGTTCAAGCGCGAGGACAGCGTCAAGGACATGGGCGCCTTCCTCGATGCGCTGGCAAAGGACAGGACGCTCGACGCGTCGCGCTTCGGGCTGACCGGGGGCAGCTATGGCGGCTATATGTGCTACGCCGCCGCGACCCATTATGCCGACAAGCTGCGCGCGAACCTGTGCGTCGTCGCGATCTCGAACTTCGTCACCTTCCTCGAAAACACCCAGGATTATCGCCGCGACCTGCGCCGCGTCGAATATGGTGACGAACGCGTGCCCGAACAGCGGGCGAAGCTGATCGAAATCTCGCCGCTCACCCGCGTCGCCGATATCAAGAAGCCGCTGTTCATCGTCACCGGCGCCAACGACCCGCGCGTGCCGGCGTCAGAGGCCGACCAGATCGTCGCGGCGGTGCGCAAGAATGGCGGCACCGCTTGGCACCTTGTCGGCACCAACGAGGGCCATGGCTTCGCGAAGAAGGAAAACGCCGACTATAATTTTTGGGCGTCACTCGTCTTCTGGAAACAGTATCTGCTGAACTGA
- a CDS encoding demethoxyubiquinone hydroxylase family protein encodes MSDTKKDGAGDDGRNASMIRVDQAGEYGATRIYAGQLAVMGDRHPMAREIAHMAEQEERHRKFFDAMVARRGVRPTALQPVWKVAGFALGAVTAAMGPRAAMACTAAVETEIDRHYRDQLDELGDSDPELSAAVADFRAEELEHKEAALAAGAESAPGYPLLSFAIRAGCRAAIALSKRI; translated from the coding sequence ATGAGCGACACGAAAAAGGACGGCGCCGGCGACGACGGGCGCAACGCGTCGATGATCCGCGTCGACCAGGCGGGCGAATATGGCGCGACGCGCATCTATGCCGGCCAGCTCGCGGTGATGGGCGACCGCCACCCGATGGCGCGCGAAATAGCGCATATGGCCGAACAGGAAGAGCGCCACCGCAAATTCTTCGACGCGATGGTTGCGCGGCGCGGCGTCCGCCCGACCGCGCTGCAGCCGGTGTGGAAGGTCGCGGGTTTCGCGCTCGGCGCGGTGACCGCCGCGATGGGCCCGCGTGCCGCGATGGCGTGCACCGCCGCGGTCGAGACCGAGATCGACCGCCATTATCGCGACCAGCTCGACGAACTCGGCGACAGCGATCCCGAACTCAGCGCCGCGGTCGCCGATTTCCGCGCCGAGGAGCTGGAGCATAAGGAAGCGGCGCTCGCCGCGGGCGCCGAAAGCGCGCCCGGCTATCCGCTGCTCAGCTTCGCGATCCGCGCCGGGTGCCGCGCAGCCATCGCGCTGTCGAAGCGTATCTGA
- a CDS encoding disulfide bond formation protein B — MLNSRIAAPLVALAAPLLLYGGALVSQYGFGLHPCEMCYWQRWPHQAAIVLALLALLLRRNEAAMRALTLLAAVAIAISGAIGIFHAGVEYGWWQGLTTCSSTGSGPVTLDSIMAAPIVRCDVPQWTLGPISLAGFNAIFSLAAAAFVLTLLRRRPTSVA; from the coding sequence ATGCTGAACTCGCGTATCGCCGCGCCGCTGGTGGCGCTCGCCGCGCCGCTGCTCCTCTATGGCGGGGCGCTGGTGTCGCAATATGGCTTTGGCCTGCACCCGTGCGAGATGTGCTACTGGCAGCGCTGGCCGCACCAGGCCGCGATCGTGCTGGCGCTGCTCGCGCTGCTGCTGCGCAGGAACGAGGCCGCGATGCGGGCGCTGACCCTGCTCGCCGCCGTCGCAATCGCGATCAGCGGCGCGATCGGCATCTTCCACGCCGGGGTCGAATATGGATGGTGGCAGGGGCTGACGACGTGCAGTTCGACCGGCAGCGGGCCGGTGACGCTCGACAGCATCATGGCGGCGCCGATCGTCCGCTGCGACGTGCCGCAATGGACGCTGGGACCGATCTCGCTCGCCGGGTTCAACGCGATCTTCTCGCTCGCCGCCGCCGCCTTCGTCTTGACCCTGCTGCGCCGGCGGCCCACATCGGTCGCATGA
- a CDS encoding S41 family peptidase, giving the protein MTEPTKTIASPKRRFALWQGAAALSTLALVPLATGAMATVDTATTNEISRFMDVFLEVRSNYVEPVDDSKLIEGAINGMLASLDPHSGYLDARGFSNLRTQTDGEYGGLGLSVTMEDGVVKVIAPTADTPAAKAGIKAGDYITHINKELIFGLTLDEAVDQMRGKPGTKIDITVVREGQDKPIELSLTREIIDLKPVKWEVKGDVGVLTVSSFSADATTDLKAAMMAVEKSLGKKPRGWVLDLRSNPGGLLDEAVGISDLFLERGEIVSQRGRRKGDIERYFAEPGDLAGGAPVIVLIDAGSASASEIVAGALQDQHRAVIMGERSFGKGSVQTVLPLTDTTALRLTTARYYTPSGRSVQEGGIDPDIRVPQLSDPDYKDRPRFRESDLRRHLINEKKVDNSLLEKDEKDDPRFTATAEELKAKGIEDFQMNYALQTIGRINPAARMAQGSAPAKAPAKPVRRN; this is encoded by the coding sequence ATGACCGAACCGACCAAGACCATCGCCTCCCCCAAGCGCCGTTTCGCGCTGTGGCAGGGCGCCGCCGCGCTGAGTACGCTCGCGCTGGTGCCGCTGGCGACCGGGGCGATGGCGACCGTCGACACCGCGACGACCAACGAGATTTCGCGCTTCATGGACGTCTTCCTCGAAGTGCGGTCGAACTATGTCGAACCGGTCGACGATTCGAAACTGATCGAAGGCGCGATCAACGGCATGCTCGCCAGCCTCGACCCGCATTCGGGCTATCTCGACGCGCGCGGCTTTTCGAACCTGCGCACCCAGACCGACGGCGAATATGGCGGGCTGGGCCTGTCGGTGACGATGGAAGACGGCGTCGTGAAGGTGATCGCGCCGACCGCCGACACCCCGGCGGCCAAGGCCGGGATCAAGGCCGGCGACTATATCACCCATATCAACAAGGAACTGATCTTCGGGCTGACGCTCGACGAAGCGGTCGACCAGATGCGCGGCAAGCCGGGCACCAAGATCGACATCACCGTCGTGCGCGAAGGCCAGGACAAGCCGATCGAATTGTCGCTGACCCGCGAAATCATCGACCTAAAGCCGGTGAAATGGGAAGTGAAGGGCGACGTCGGCGTGCTGACCGTGAGCAGCTTCTCCGCCGACGCGACCACCGACCTCAAGGCCGCGATGATGGCGGTCGAAAAATCGCTCGGTAAAAAGCCGCGCGGCTGGGTCCTCGACCTCCGTTCGAACCCCGGCGGGCTGCTCGACGAAGCCGTCGGGATCAGCGACCTGTTCCTCGAACGCGGCGAGATCGTCTCGCAGCGCGGCCGCCGCAAGGGCGACATCGAACGCTATTTCGCCGAACCCGGTGACCTCGCGGGCGGCGCGCCGGTGATCGTGCTGATCGACGCCGGATCGGCATCGGCCTCCGAAATCGTCGCAGGCGCGCTGCAGGACCAGCACCGCGCGGTTATCATGGGCGAGCGCAGCTTCGGCAAGGGTTCGGTGCAGACGGTGCTGCCGCTGACCGACACGACTGCGCTGCGCCTGACCACGGCGCGCTATTATACGCCGTCGGGCCGCAGCGTGCAGGAAGGCGGGATCGACCCCGACATCCGCGTGCCGCAGCTGTCGGACCCCGATTACAAGGACCGTCCGCGCTTCCGCGAAAGCGACCTGCGGCGCCACCTGATCAACGAGAAGAAGGTCGACAATAGCCTGCTCGAAAAGGACGAGAAGGACGATCCGCGCTTCACCGCGACCGCCGAAGAGTTGAAGGCCAAGGGCATCGAGGATTTCCAGATGAACTATGCGCTGCAGACGATCGGCCGGATCAACCCCGCGGCGCGCATGGCGCAGGGCAGCGCCCCCGCCAAGGCGCCCGCCAAGCCGGTCCGCCGCAACTGA
- a CDS encoding murein hydrolase activator EnvC family protein has product MALALAGGALALAQSDAFDPEAIAAGERRQLISAKEQSAAALARSAALEVQAAAATDAADRLKKRSAALAARIQSAEADISAGEARVALVGRRLAEQQARLAEQQQPLLELTASLQQLSRQPPVTVLAQPGSLTDMVHARAVLDAVMPVIERRTAGVRRELAQLRETRAQQSVALAALAASKQQLATRRDELTRLENEGRLRSRDLMSSARLEADRALGLGEKARDIVDLMDTLEVDSGVRAELAQLAGPVQRPNDPASGNPATAAPSTQEAELAQGAYRLPVVGRIVAGLGEVDDSGVRSRGITIVARPGGQVVAPAPGRVSFAGDYRGYGKIVIIDHGGGWTSLLTGMIGLSASVGDTLDAGAPIGRAGAHDAHITVELRRAGRPVDIARMLG; this is encoded by the coding sequence ATGGCCCTCGCGCTTGCCGGCGGGGCACTGGCGCTGGCGCAGAGCGACGCCTTCGATCCCGAGGCGATCGCCGCCGGGGAACGCCGGCAATTGATCAGCGCCAAGGAACAGTCGGCGGCGGCGCTGGCGCGCAGCGCGGCGCTCGAAGTGCAGGCGGCGGCGGCGACCGACGCCGCCGACCGGCTGAAGAAACGCAGCGCCGCGCTCGCCGCGCGCATCCAGTCGGCCGAGGCCGATATCAGTGCCGGCGAGGCGCGCGTCGCGCTGGTCGGGCGGCGGCTGGCGGAACAGCAGGCGCGGCTCGCCGAGCAGCAACAACCTTTGCTCGAACTCACCGCCTCGCTCCAGCAACTGTCGCGCCAGCCGCCGGTGACCGTGCTCGCGCAGCCGGGGTCGCTGACCGACATGGTCCATGCCCGCGCGGTGCTCGACGCGGTGATGCCGGTGATCGAGCGGCGCACCGCCGGGGTCCGCCGCGAGCTTGCCCAGCTCCGCGAAACCCGCGCGCAGCAATCGGTCGCGCTCGCGGCGCTCGCTGCGAGCAAGCAGCAGCTCGCGACGCGGCGCGACGAGCTGACGCGGCTGGAGAATGAAGGCCGGCTGCGCTCGCGCGACCTGATGAGCAGCGCGCGGCTCGAAGCCGACCGCGCGCTCGGGCTCGGCGAGAAAGCGCGCGACATCGTCGACCTGATGGACACGCTCGAGGTCGACAGCGGGGTGCGCGCCGAGCTGGCCCAGCTGGCGGGTCCGGTCCAGCGCCCGAACGATCCGGCGAGCGGCAACCCCGCAACCGCCGCGCCCTCCACGCAGGAAGCCGAGCTGGCGCAAGGCGCCTATCGCCTGCCCGTCGTCGGGCGGATCGTCGCGGGACTCGGCGAGGTCGACGACAGCGGGGTCCGATCGCGCGGCATCACCATCGTCGCGCGCCCGGGCGGCCAGGTCGTCGCCCCGGCGCCGGGACGGGTCAGTTTCGCCGGCGACTATCGCGGCTATGGCAAGATCGTCATCATCGACCATGGCGGTGGCTGGACCTCGCTGCTCACCGGGATGATCGGGCTGTCGGCGAGCGTCGGCGACACGCTCGATGCCGGGGCGCCGATCGGCCGCGCCGGGGCGCACGACGCGCATATCACCGTCGAGCTGCGCCGCGCCGGGCGCCCGGTCGACATCGCCCGGATGCTCGGCTGA
- a CDS encoding 23S rRNA (pseudouridine(1915)-N(3))-methyltransferase RlmH codes for MLLHIIARGRIGRSPEAELVGRYMKRVTWPQKITELPDTGGKVPPAAPGSRTILLDETGEQITSLDLAKLLERWRDDGVREARFCLGAADGFTPEERKDADKAIAFGRATWPHLMARAMLAEQLWRATSIIAGHPYHREGQQ; via the coding sequence ATGCTGCTGCACATCATCGCACGGGGACGTATCGGGCGGTCCCCCGAGGCCGAGCTTGTCGGCCGCTATATGAAGCGCGTGACCTGGCCGCAGAAAATCACCGAATTGCCCGACACCGGCGGCAAGGTGCCGCCCGCGGCCCCGGGCAGCCGCACGATCCTGCTCGACGAGACGGGCGAGCAGATCACCTCCCTCGACCTCGCCAAACTGCTCGAACGCTGGCGCGACGACGGGGTGCGCGAGGCGCGTTTCTGCCTCGGCGCCGCCGACGGCTTCACCCCCGAAGAGCGGAAGGATGCCGACAAGGCGATCGCCTTTGGCCGCGCGACCTGGCCGCATCTGATGGCGCGCGCGATGCTCGCCGAGCAATTGTGGCGCGCGACGAGCATCATCGCCGGTCACCCCTATCACCGCGAAGGCCAGCAATGA
- the rsfS gene encoding ribosome silencing factor, with translation MIAASKDAAPGAAPNDSVEALHALILHQLDEDQAQETISIPLAGKSSIADHMVIASGRSTRHVSAIADKLAQRIKQEAGRLVRVEGLPNADWVLIDAGDVIVHLFRPEVRSFYNLERMWSFGDAPPVTAVN, from the coding sequence TTGATAGCCGCCAGTAAGGATGCCGCGCCCGGCGCCGCACCGAATGACAGCGTGGAAGCCCTCCACGCGCTGATCCTCCACCAGCTGGACGAGGATCAGGCCCAGGAAACCATTTCCATCCCGCTTGCCGGCAAGAGCAGCATCGCCGACCATATGGTCATCGCGAGCGGCCGGTCGACGCGCCATGTTTCGGCGATCGCCGACAAGCTGGCGCAGCGGATCAAGCAGGAAGCGGGCCGCCTGGTCCGCGTCGAGGGCCTGCCCAACGCCGATTGGGTGCTGATCGATGCCGGCGACGTCATCGTCCACCTGTTCCGCCCCGAAGTGCGCAGCTTCTATAACCTCGAGCGCATGTGGTCGTTCGGCGACGCGCCGCCGGTCACCGCCGTAAATTGA